The Streptomyces sp. ICC1 DNA window AGCGAGGGGTAGCCGTTGAGCATGCCGACCTCGCCCCGCGTGAAGGCGGCGAAGGCGTCGGCACGGTTGAGCTGGGACGGCGGGGTGGGGCCGAGCAGGCCGGGGCCGACCAGGTTCTCCTTGATCCACTTGAAGGTCTGGATGTTCTGGTCGGAGGCCAGGCTGTAGTTGCCGCTGCTGTCGGCGTAGCCGCCGCCGTTGCTGAGCTCCCAGATCATCGCCTCGGCGTGCGCCTCCTCGGGGCCCAGGGGCATGGCGTACGGGTACTTCACGCCCTTGTCCTTGAGTGCCTTGGCGGCGGCCTTGAGGTCCGCCCAGGTCTTGGGGGTCTCCTTGACGCCGGCCTGCTTGAACAGGGTCTCGTTGATGAAGAGCAGGCGGCTGCTCGCGACGAAGGGCAGGCCGTAGAGGGTGTTGCGGACGGAGCCGGCCTCGGCGAGGGGCTGCAGGAAGTTCGCCTCGGCGGTGACCGAGAGGAGTTCGTCCGCGGAATAGAGCTTGCCCTGCGCCGCGAAGTCCGAGTAAGAACCCATGAGGGCCATGTCCGGCGCGTTCCCGGCCTTCACCATGCGGGAGACTTCACGGTCGATGTCGGCCCACGGAAGCAGCTGGACCTGAACCTTGATGCCCGGGTTCGCGACGGTGAAATCCGCCGTCACCTTGTCCCAGAACTCCTTGGAACTGTTGGCCGAACCGTCGCCGTATTCGGCGGCGACGAGGCGGAGCGTGCCGCCGTCACCTGCGTCGCTTCCGTCCGAGCCGCCGCATCCGGCCAGCGTTGTCAGCAGACCGAGCACGACCGTGGTGGCGGCCGTGCCGAAGATTCTTCGTCGCACGGGTGTATTCCCCTGATTTTCTTTTGCGTCGCGTTATTACTTATGGGTTGCTCCGGGCTGTGCTGTCCCTCCATGGCCCGTTGGCCGGAATTCTCTCCTGTGGGAGGCCGTCTTGTTCCATTGGGTCGGCACTTGTGGTCAATGCTCCAAGTGCGGCATTTCAGAATGGTGTTTTCCGATATGTGATCAACAATTCGGACGCGCGTAGACATGGCGAAACGCCCGTTTCCGGCCACGGAACGGGTTGGGGGAGGGGGACCGGCCGCGCGGCGGCGTCAGTCGGAGAAGTCGCCCGCGTAGGGGTCGGGCTCGCCCGTTTCGGGGTTGCGGCCCTCCTGCCAGCGCCGCTGGGCCTTGCGCCAG harbors:
- a CDS encoding extracellular solute-binding protein — protein: MRRRIFGTAATTVVLGLLTTLAGCGGSDGSDAGDGGTLRLVAAEYGDGSANSSKEFWDKVTADFTVANPGIKVQVQLLPWADIDREVSRMVKAGNAPDMALMGSYSDFAAQGKLYSADELLSVTAEANFLQPLAEAGSVRNTLYGLPFVASSRLLFINETLFKQAGVKETPKTWADLKAAAKALKDKGVKYPYAMPLGPEEAHAEAMIWELSNGGGYADSSGNYSLASDQNIQTFKWIKENLVGPGLLGPTPPSQLNRADAFAAFTRGEVGMLNGYPSLTHEARAKGIEVRTVAMPVNDTIGTGESPPAVGVADWMVAFKQHDHRAEIGKFLDFVYQDKNLADFAGRYHLLPSTVSASRTLAGSGGMDKSDAEFLTALRSAQLYPVNDPSWVTVSDTIKRNIGRAVDPGGDPKAVLEEIAAKATEAKKR